The Canis lupus familiaris isolate Mischka breed German Shepherd chromosome 7, alternate assembly UU_Cfam_GSD_1.0, whole genome shotgun sequence nucleotide sequence ATGCAAAGGCATTTTTGGAGTCATGATTTTAAAGGTTAATCTGGTTTCATGGGTAGACTCATAAGCAGACACTCATCAAACTGAACAACTTAAAATCTGTGTACTTTGTGTCTCgttgaatatattttataccttaatattttaaataaatgaataaacaaaaaatttagaCATCCACACACGCAGCCATTCCAAGATCACAATTAGAGCTGAGGGAAAAGTTActgaatgtttattaaattaactTGGGAGATGGCTGGGAAGAAGCAAGCTTTGCTGTATGAGCATTTGTTGGTCTCTAATCGCTGTGCTCGAAGCACAAGCCAGCTGACACAGCATCCATCGGCAATCTTACAGGCCCCTCCTGTGGAGGGCAGGGGCACTTCCCTCACCTAAGAGCAGCTCCGGGTTTCTCAGCAGGGCAAGGCCGGCAATCATTGCTTTGTGGTGTTCACAGCACAGGTAACTCTTGTCAATGGACTGCCCTGGGGCAGCTGAGAGGTCCTCGGGAGTGTTAGCAGGCCGCTGCTTTTTCCTGTCCTTTTTCCGTTTCTTCTGGGCTAAAGAAGAGATAGAGATGATGAGGTCCTATGCTTACTTAGCACTGTAGTCTGCGGAAGGGGAGCCACATCAGCAGCACTCTGCTGTAGTGAGCTTGATTCAACTCAAAACCCAtaccactgggcatggagcctacttaaaaaaaaaaaaaaaaaaaaaaaatctcagaggaCATGGCCTAGATCTACACTGCCCAATACTGTAACCTCCAGCCACTTGAGGCTATGGAAATGTAAacattaatacaattttttaaaaagattcaattCCTTACTTGCAACCAGCCACATTTCACATGATCAGGAGCCACACATGGTTAATGGTGACCATATTGGGCAGTTAAGTGATTATTAAACATTCCCTCCAATGTAGAAAGTTCTACTGAGTAGCACTGGACTAGGTGACCTCTAAGGTACTCACCAACTCTAAAGCCTCTCTGAAACATACTAGTAGGTGGCACTATGGAGAGGCTCTAAATGTTTCTGGCTCATCTCACAGAAGTTTACTAATGAATATAATACAGATGCATATGAAGCAACATGCAACACAGCCTCTAAACTGAAGGCATTAAAGTGATAATCACAACTATTTGGTGAaccacctccccagcccctcatCATTTCAGACCCAGGCTCTGCTCAAGAATAACATACACCTCTATTTTGCTTATTGCCACTTACACTTTAAGAGCCCAGATGGTAACAGGACAACTTGCAGAGCCCTGTGCCTCTGACCACAGGTACCCAGTTCTGTCCTACATCTTAGCCAAGCTGCCAGGTCTTTCTACCACCCAGATGGAGAGTCCAGCCATGTCCACTTGGATCCTACTAGTGTGTTGATGATACCTCACCTCTGTGAGACGCATCCTTCAGCAACCTTGCTTCTGACTGCACCACATTCCTGTTGCTAAGGAAGATCAGCCGCCGGAAATAGTGCTTGTCATCCCCCTGCACATCCTCGACCACGTAGCTGCCACTCAAGGGACTGCAGTTTTGGTGCTGAACAGTCCGGACCCCAATGTCCCCACCCACAGACAGAAAGGGCACCTGAAGATATAAAAAGAGATGTGGTCAAACACCACCTCAATTAAGAAACATGAGGAATTATAACCCTTTCCCTTTGTGGGTATATGAGGAATCCCCATATCAAGGTTCTAGACAGCAAGAACTTCCAAGGTTTGCCTTGAACTTTCCTGAGCCTTTCAACACATCCCAAAAGATTTAATTCACTCTTCTGAAAACCAATTGAGCACAAAGATTTCCAAAACCCTCAGTGAAATGCAATGGGTTCTCcctaagaaaaaaacatgagtggggattcctgggtggctcagcagtttagtgtctgcctttggcccagggcgtgatcctggagtcccgggatcgagtcctgcatcacgctccctgcatagggcctgcttctccctctgcctgtgtctctctgcctctctctctctcatgaataaataaataaaatcttaaaaaaaaaacacatgagttTCTCTTTAGGAATCCTCAAAGGACTTTCCATAAAAGCTGGAGGGAACACTCAGGAGAAGACTATAACTATGAGAAAAGGAGCCTGAACAGGGATAAAGACAACAAAATCCAGAGGGAAAGCAAAAATTCCAAGTTTGGAaaatctctcccttcccccaattATTCTCaccttttcccttattttttctaaacaggaaaaaaaactagGAGAAAAATATATCCCCCCCCCagacttttccatttctctttctaatctttactctctctttctaatcaTTTCTCCTTTCTAATCTTTTAAAGACCTCCAAGAAAATTTCATAATCACCAGGGGCCTCGGACTTTACAGAGATGTAGGCATTGGACAGAAGGTGACAAATGACCTCCCCACAGGATCTGCATCTCTCTGGTGGACACCAACCCCAGAGTCTGCCAGGAAGAATCAAGCACGTTCATCTGCAAACACAAGACAGCCTAGTGGGCAGAACAGCAGGCTATAACCTGGGAGTCTAGGTTCATCTTTTCAAATCCGTTACTTCAGCAACAAGCTTCTAGGGACCCTGGCCTTCCTATCCATCATGGATAAAGTACCTGCAGTACATTCGCCAATCAATGAGCAGGATGGAACAAGACAGTATAGGCTGATGAATACCATAAACACTACTTGCCAAAGTAGTGTTTTCCTCCACAGGAAAATACCTGACCAGCAATACTAGTATCCTGAAAACTAACCTGAGCTGTTTTTGCCTCTTTTCCATTCTACACTCAGATAATGATGgttctagaaaacaaaatggtCAAGGAAGGCCTGCACAAAAAAGGGTAAGGAGAAACATTCTGAGCAATGCACAGTATAAAGAGCTGGAGCCTGCAAGGGGGAGAGCATTTGTGGAGTCTCAAAGGCCACACAAACACAGATGCTACTATGGGTCTCCAAAGAGCAACTACTCACCTTCCTCTCACTACCTGAAACAAGAGAACTAAGTACTGACCACTCAGTTCTGAGGTGTTGATATGCCCTCAGGAACAGCCTAAGGGATGAGACACTAGTCCCAGCTCCAAGACACCTTCTGCCTTCCTGCCTAATATGACTTCTCTAGAGATCTGTGAAAGCTCTGCCAAAGCTTTGTTACCTGCTGCTGGCTGGGCATCCCAGCAGGAGCCAACTCCATGACTCTGGCTGACAGCTCGGCCTGGATGCTGTCCATGCCTTCATACTGCTGACCTCGGTGGAGGGCCACTGTGATCAGCCTCCTGAAGCCTGCAGTGGCCGCCAGCTGCTTCCGACCCTCCTCCATGCCAAAGAGCCACTCGGTCTCCCGACCCTGGGGGACTGGAAAGAAGCAGCTGGTGACAGGGAGTCCAGGGAAGAGTGTTCAAGCCCCAATCAATATGACCTACATGGCCACGAGTCAGCCTTGGCGTAGGCCCAGCATCCCTTCCAAATGTGACCCACTGAGGATTATCACTTCCCTAGTACACAAGGCCCAGAGCAAAGCAGCCATCAGACACATGGTAGGACCCACATGACCCTGTGTgtaagaggagagaggcaggcaccTACTGcaagaaaaatagcaataatgCTAGCGCTTATTGCATGCCAAGCAGTATTCCAAGAAGTTTACAAACAGAAACTAATTGAATTCTCACAGTAGTCTAAGGTACAGGTGGTATTAATACTCCCATTTATAAATGAGGACATTGAGACACAGAAGCTGAATTATTTGCCCAAGTTATTTGCCAATTAATTTCCCACACCATTAGTAAATTTCCACAATTAGTAAATGGTGAGGCTGGGACTTAAACCCAGGCAGTCCAGCCCCAAATTCCATGCTTATATTGGTTATACCATTTGTTCCCAAAGGTAGACAGGTAGGATTATGGAATACTTGGGAAAATAGCTCACCTGTCAGCAAATCACCAGCATGATGATTTCAACACCTTGCCATTGTCTAGAATTTGCTACTTTTGAAAGCACTTCCTCATCCTTATCATTAAACACCACTAttgtttattaagcacttaccaTGTGGGAGCAGCACCCTAAGAGACCTTACACTTTTCACACCTATATGACACAGTCAACTAaatcactttatagatgaggaaactcaggcacaaagaaaaggaatgtcTGAGGTCACACCACCAAGAACAGACTGAGCTAGAACTGGAACCCAAATAGTCACTTTTTAAGCTACTACTCTGTACTGTCTCCCTAAATTCAGCAGAGAAGCACAGCAAATTCCCCCCAAGTCATGCCGCTCACAGGCTACAGAGCTGACTCTGCTGCTTGTTACTCCATGTTACAAAGTAACTCTCAACACTGTGAGACTTACCTAAATTGATCTGTCttgcctttctctcctccctaccAAACCCATTCTCACACTTTGCCAAGCTTTTGCaatgaagatgtgaagaaatatGCCTCAAATCTTAAGTAGGTAGCTGGACAGCTGCTACTCCCTCTTCCTCAGGCCTGGACTAGTCTAAACTCTTGAAGTGCCACCCCCTGCAAGATAAAATCGGCCAAAGCATACCCAGCCACCAAAGTCCCAGCCCTTATGAGCCAGCCCctccagggaagagagggagcaaTCCCAACTCACTGATGAAAATGGCAAAATGATTGTCCCGCGATGGTTTCACAGTGGGGCTGTCCACCACGTGGAGGGTGTAGCGTGGCTCCCCCGTGTCCCCATCGCACAAGTCCAGAGATACACTCCCCAGCCCGGCCTTGCGGTACAGCTGGCTGCACAGCCAGGCATACTGCTGCCGCTCCCGCACCGCCTCAGCCAGCTGCTCGGCACTCTCCAGCCGCACAGGCTTGCCCTgctcctgagcacagagctcaaagATTTGAAGGGCAGAGCCAGGGACTGGCCTGAACTTGGTCATGATGAAGGCAAAAACAGGTAGGGAGAACCGAGGCTCTGCTTCCAGCACCTGGTCCTGGCTGTTGGCCACCTGGTGTACCCTCACCATCCACCCCTCCCGAGAGAAGTGACCCACTGCTTTCTTCAGGATGTGAGCCTGAGCCAGGGAGATGCAGAGGTAGCGACCGCCCACCTGCAGGACACGGCCAACCTCAGCCAGCATCCTGTCCACTTGCTGCAGGGTCTTCTCCTCCTCGTCCGTCAGGACAGCGTCCAGGGTGCCCTTATCCAACACCACCTGGAAGGAAGCATCAGGAAACTCCATCTGTGTCATGTCCATCTTCAAGAAGCTCATCTGGGGCCGTCGGCTGGCATTCCGCTCCTTCATTTGCTTGATGACCACCTCACTGATGTCGATGTTCACTATATCCTGATAGCCCACATCATACAGCTGCTCACTGAGCTCTGAGTTACCGCACCCAATCACCAGTACCTGAGGGAAAAAGCCAGTAAGATGAAGGTGATCAAGGTAAAGGAATAACTGGCAGATACTTCCCAGAATCAAGTCTCGGCATGGCTGTCAAATTTTTAGAAGGTGCAGATGCTACTGTCAGGAGAGAGCACCATTACAGAGGTGATTCTAGGCTCCATCTTGAAAAACCACGGCTTTGAGAATCTCACTTTGAAATCCACATTCATGGGGCAACCCcggtagctcaggggtttagcgccgccttcagcccagggcgtgatcctggagacccaggattgagtcccacctcaggctccctgcatggagcctgcttctccctctgcctgtgtctctgcctctctctctctctctctctgtgtctctcatgaataaataaataaaatttttaaaaaaatccacattcagCCACAATGATGCAAGGTATGTAAAAAGGGACTTTCCATATTGCAAAAACAACCTAGTCCAAGCTTTCCCTGAAGCAAGCATTGAACACTCAAGTGAGAGAAGTCACAGAATCTAAAAACAGTAGTTTGAACTCAAACCTCCTGTTTGACTCTTGAAAACCTTGCTGTGACATAACTCTATTCCACTCGTGGCTTCAGGTCCACCTGACCATATTCTGTTACTTTGTGTGTTTCAGTTGGCTCCACCACCAGTAcaggagcccaaagcagagcttgaactcacagcccagagaccaagacctgagctgagctcagaagtcagacactaactgactgagccccccggtGTCCACACTCTCCTATTTTCTAAAGCCAAACTTAAAACACAAGTTGCTACCTCCCTCTGTGGGGCAACTGCACATTGATCCTTAAATATTCTCCCCCAATGTCACTAATCTCTAGAAAAGTGCATAAATCTTAGACTAGATAGGATTGAATTTAAAAGCCCATGTGGCCGCTTACTACATGTAGGATCCTGGGCAAGAAACTggctctcagagcctcagtttccaagtCCATGCAATGAATGAACCTTACAGAATTTATTAGGAGATTTGAAATGTTGAACACACATAGCACCCAGCACGAGGCTTGGCAGGTAGAGCGTCCTCCAAGAACATTACATTtactccctgcctcttccccacctGCACTACATACAGTTCCGTCTCCATCAATCGCTGGCACTGTACTCCCCAGCTGTCATTTATGGAACGTGCCTTAGGGCTCTTGTTGCTGATGAGCTAAGCACGGTGCCTGAATTAGGGTGCCAGCCACACCAGTTCCGTGAACGGGCTCCCGTGTCCGTCAGCCACCGGCACTATCTGCCCTACAGGGTGGACAGGGACAGAATCACCCACCACGGCTCCAGGGGGCCATCCCCGCCCGGACTCCCAAAGGATCCCTCTTCCAGGGGGATCAGTGATTCGAGGAGGGGCTGGCGGCAGGAGGTCTGTTCTCTGAAAGCCCTGAAGCAGGCACGTTTACCTTCCTTTGGGCCGAGTGGTGCGGAGAGCCCGGGCCCCAGCACGCGCCCAGCGCGGACGCCCTGCTCGGTGCCCGGGGCCGAGCACACCCAGGCCGCCAGGCCGCGCTCACCTTCTCCCGGGGCTTGATGTACTTGTGCAGCACCCCGCACAGCTCCAGGTAGCTTCCATACCACTCGAAAGCCTTCTTCCCTCGCTGCTGGAAGAACTTCTCCCAGTAGTCAACGGAGCCGAAGTCCTTGGCGCTTTTGGGCAGGAGGTTCATGCTGCCGGCGTCCGACCGTCCCACTCGCCCGCGGAGGGACCATCGGACGGGCTCCCACACGCGCCGGCGGCGACGCTGCGGCGGGACTCGCTCCGCCACGAACACCCACGCTCACTTCTCCCCCGCTCCAAACCCAGAGGGACGAGGCTTCCGCGCCCGCCCACACGCGAGACGCCGagcccacccccggcccccgctGCTCCCGGCTCCAGGCCGCGGCCCCACGTGCGCGCCCCCTCACGCCACCTCAGGGCGGGGACGCGGGACCCGCAACCACATCCGGGGGCGCGGCCGCGCGATTGGCCGGCCTCGCAGACCCGCCCCGCGCGGTGGCTCTGGCACCTCATTGGCCGGGACGCGCTCGCCACGCGCCTGCGGGGTCCACGCGGGCGCCGAGCGTTCCCTGCGCGCggcagggggggcggggcctcgggcccAGGTCCGGGCGGAAGGGGCCGCGCTTCCGGGGCCGCGCTTCCGGGGCCGCGCCGTCGGCTGTGCGCGCCGCGCGGGGGCCTCCTCCCCGGTGTGAGGTTTCCCCGCGCGGCCCTCCCGGCCGGGTGGCCCCTCCCGCTCCGAGCGGACCTCGGGCCGCGTCTGACCCCGCGCGCGGCCGGCTGCGGACGCTGGAGGAGGCTCCCGAGGAGAAACAGCGGTGCAAGGGCGCGAGGCGAGGAGTGAGGCGAGCACGCCCAGCCGCAGCCAGCCCTCCTCGCCTGGTTGTCTTCTGCGTCTCCCGCGCACCGTCCCTTCCCGTAGCCGCTTGGATGACTGAGGTTGGTTTTGGAGGAGGCTGGCCTGTCGGCCACGGGCAGGATTCCCCTGTTACCGTAGCGACGTGAAGCTGCCGCCGAGGAAAGCAGCTGCACGCCCAGAAGCTGCGCCTCACCTTGTCCCCCAGAGGACAACACGCACAGTCAAGCTCATTTGGAGCATCAGCCTCCCTGATGGGAGTCGTGCTGGCGCCATCGAGCAGTGGCTGCGACTGCTTCCTTGAGGCGCTTAACGGACACACTGCCCTGTCGTCTTACCTGATACCCTAAGGAAGGTCCTGTGAAGCGCGTTTCACGGCGCTGGGAATAGCGGGAGGGAGCACCCAGGGAGCAGGCAGGCGGGCGTGTGGGCGTGCCCTGGGCGTCGACCTGTAGTCGGGGGTGAGGGACCCCACCAGCACAGGGGCCACGTAGACTGGTGGTCGTTAGTGGACTTCGTTTGGTTTACGACCGTAGTTCTCGATCTTAGCCATGATTCAGGATCACCTGGAAGACCTATTAAAACAGGTTGCCGCATCTCGCTTCCAGAGTGTCTGACGGATCGGGTCTATGCTGCGGTCCAAGGGTTTGCATTTCCAGGAAGTTTCCTAGCGATACCCGTGGTTGGTTCAGGACCACACATTGAGAACTATTTCAAAGTATAAGTAAAGAGAAGAGCCGACAAACTTAGCTCCCACTCCACAACGTTAACAGGTTACTCTAAAAGCCCCCAGCAAGTGACATCAAAGAAAATCCGTCTTCCTGGACCGCCTGTTGAGTTCACGTTATTTCCTTTCAGGAAGGGAACCCGAAGGAGCCCCTGAGGTGGCGTCAGTTACTAGAGTTCCTAATGAGTAAGATGTGGGTTCTTTCAGAAAACACTTAATGAGAGCTGAGGACATTGTTTTTCCTTGAAGCGCTTCACGAtaccaatgaaaaaaatcagatagcAACCAAAACCAcagcctctgccctctcccctgagGACTTAAGTCATCAAACGTTTACATTACCTACTAGGAACCAATCTTTGTGATGAAGCTATGGATGCAGGGGTAAGCAAGGTGGTCACATGGTAGACACTCAGCAAACAATGTCAAAAAATAATCTGTATGAAGGTCGTGATGAATGCTGTGAAGAACAAGTATAAGATTCTGTAACAGCAGATACCTTCCAGACCTCCTCTAGAGGTGACCACTTCTACGGCTCTTCTGAAAAAGGGACAACAATTTTCTATAATCTGTCAGGTTGGGTAAATACTGCACACCTGAAGTTGGTCTAGTGGTATCAGGCTGACATAGTTAAGAACCCAGTATTTCACCCTCTGAAGGTCCCTTCAAGAACCTTTGgttcctgctttcccctctgtctCTTTTGTCCTTTCTGTGAATGGCTCTATATTGGAAACGATAGTAAGAAGTGGTTTCTGTCACAGCCCAGGCGCCAGCCCCTTATCTAAAGCcctaaaaatacaattattttctgCACTGTTTCAGACCAAGAGGATAAGTAACTTACCCATCCTCACCTGTGACTGCTGCCCTGTTAGAGGCAAAAAAACAGGTCCAGGTCAGAGCACTTGAAAAGTCACTACAGCTTTGCTAAAGTGTATGAGTGACTCTTGCAGAAATACTTCAGATTGAGCATTAGACTTGTCTTTTATAATACTTACATTTGAAATATAGTTCTCTACGCTTGACAATAAGATATAATTAATAGCTGTGCATCCTTGTATAGTTAAAACCAGTTAGATATTAAGATGGTCTGTGTTtggagatctctgggtggctcagcggtttagcacttgccttagggccaggtcgtgatcctgaagtGTCGAGATatggtcccacatcgggctccctgcatgtggcctgcttctccctgtgcttgtgtctgcctctctctgtgtctctcaagaataaataaataaaatcttaaaaaaaaaaaaaaaaagatggtctgtGTTTTATCAGGAATTCCGGGGTGGCTACCAGTGTGCTTTAAAATGCACAGTGCATGTAGATGAGATCATTCCGTGTCATAccctaaaaatataaatccagACCTCTCTCAGTATATAATCTGCAATTAGTAGTCTTACTTAATTTTAGCATGGGGTTCCTAGCAACAATATTAAACTAATTGTTGCTGAAATCTTTGCAAAAGGAGGCATAGATAATTAAAGCATTTCTGAAAATGTGGGAGACAGAGAATAGCATAGAGCATGTGATAGACAGAAGACACTCTCCCCCTGAGACGTGTATGTCCTAATTCCCAGAACATGTCAATAAATTAGCCTATGCTGAGAGGGAAATTACGTTTCCTAAGCATCTGACGTTAAAATAGGGAGACTAATCTAGATTATCCAgatgggcccaatgtaatcacaagggtccttaaaaatggaagagggagACAGCAGAGAAAAAGGATAGAGGTGGTAACATGAGAGGGATTGGAGCCGCAttgctggctttaaagatggaagagggggctgggagccagggaaAGGGCCTTCCAGCCTATGAAAGCTGAAAGAGCCAAGGAAAAGAATTCTCCcttagagcttccagaaggaactcAGCCCGGTAGACACCTTGGTTTTAGTCCAGTAAGACCCCCTCGGGCTTCTCTCCTCCAGAACTGGAAGACACTAAATTTGTATGAAGTCACTAAGGTTTTGAAACCACTACAGAGCATTTCCGTGAGAGGGTATGGGTGGTTGGGCAGAAGGTTACAGTGGGAAGAATGCAGCTTCAGAAGCTAGAACAGAACTGAAGTGAGCAGCACCTCTGTTTTGAGAAGTCTTCCGTTCTGAGTGTTCAGATTAAAGCTGTCAGGCCGTAAGAAGCCAATGAACAATGAGGCTCATGACAGAACTGATAGGAGAATGCTCTCAGGGAGAATGGAAGCAAATGATGTCTGGTCATATACAGGGAATAGGAGACCCGAGGACTCAGAATGGTGTCCATATAGGCGTCTGGATGACTGGGGAAATTGCCTATACAATGGaacaggggaaggagaagggaggtcATTTGGAGAACTGTTGCTTGAGAGGAATTTAGAAGTCACCGTGCTACCCACGACAGGTTCAAAGCCACTCTCCCTGTCCTGCATGCCTATCCCAGGGCTCATTCCCTTCTCAAATTCTATCAGTGGCATCCAACTGGACTTTGTGGTCCAGACCATGAAAATACCTCATGTGTGCGGTGTAAAACTGTTTAAAGGGAATCTCTCCTTGGTGTCCAGGGAGTGGCTCATGCGGTGCTGGAAATGATTTCATACTGGAAGTCTTTGCAAATGGGTTTCTTTTCCAAATTGGAGAAGCTAAGAATTGGACGGTCCCCTGAGTTAGAATAACGGAAGGCAAGCATGACATTCTAGGATAATGTTGTACCAATTTATTACCTGGTATCagcactttcttttatttatttatttatttatttatttatttatttatttatttatttatttatttattgatgatagtcacacagagagggagagagaggcagagacataggcagagggagaagcaggctccatgcaccaggagcctgatgtgggattctatcccgggtctagaggatcgcgccctgggccaaaggcaggcgccaaactgctgcgccacccagggattccccatcaGCACTTTCTTGAAGGCATTCTTGCTGACCTGAGAAGTAGTGCTCAAGCTGACATTGGATTCCTATATCAAGATAATCATAATCGTACTTTTTAGTTTGCATAGCACTTGCAATTTGCCGAGAATCCCCTTACACATTAACGTGAATTCATGGGatggacacacatgcacataatTGAGGGAAAACTCTATtggttttgaaaaaattaaacagttatGTATGATGGAGTGAATTTAGCCAGCCTGCCTTGGTATTATATTTGATTCCCAGGATTCCCTTTGTTTAATAGTTTCTTCTGTCACTGTGGACATCTGTAGGTGACTCTTATCCTGATAATGGGTGGACCGCATATCTACTTTAATGGGGGAAAGCAAAGGGCATAGCATACAGCAAGCTGCTTATCTTTGGGGCCAGTGgccataatattttgaaaactaaaaatggtGAGGGATGGTGCCAAGGATGATGGCCTGTGCTCTGTGCATCAGATCCCTACTGTGGAGTCTCCCAAGGCCTGTTTTTGCTTCTTAACTTTGTTTTGTGCAGCCCGGATACTGGGAAAGATTACTATTACAATGTTTTCTCCATAATTCTAAACTAGAGTTCctttgcaggaagaaaaaaaaaaaaaaacaaaccttggaaaccaaattgttttttttttctaaactctaGTGCTCAGCACATGTACCATGAGCATTTTATGTATCCCATTTTAATTGGATAGTCTCTATCCTCTGCccataacaaaatatttctctaCCACCAAAGAGAAGGACTTTAAATAGTACTTAATGAACAACATCCTTAAGTGCTCCcaccaagatatatatatatatatgtgtgtgtgtgtgtgtgtgtgtgtatatatatatatatatacttaaccACTCAGATTGAGATCCTTGAAAGAAACCGGGAGAACAAAGGTAGTCGAACAAAGGAGTCCTATGTAATCCTtcactaaaactaaaaaacttttcATGACTTAAGAGTGCAAGAAGGTCTTTTCCTAAGAAGAATCTCAATTTCTGAGGCCAAAACACTTCACTGCCCTTTGTCCATCCCGTCTTCCAACAGTAGATCTTTAAGCTGATTGTTCTGGTACAGAGAAGGAATGAGTTTACCCCAGTATGCGGCAATTGCCTCCAAACAGCAGCTCTAGTGGTTGAAGACTCAACAGACAAATGGCCTCAGAAAATATGGCCCGAGTATTTCTGGAGCTAGACAGCAGGAAGGGGCACCTAAATGACTAAATCTATACCCCTTTCATGATGCCAAATGATACAGCTTAGAGATACATGAAATTTGGAATCAAAGATCTAACAGTTCTCAATGTGTGAATTTCATCACGCTTGCTGCCTTCCAGTCCTCTGCCTAATGGCCTCCACTATTCCTGCCCAACACAATCCATTTACTACTCAGCAGTTACAGTGGATTTTCAAgtatatataataacatttttttccattgagatATACCTC carries:
- the LOC119876433 gene encoding LOW QUALITY PROTEIN: eEF1A lysine and N-terminal methyltransferase-like isoform X2 (The sequence of the model RefSeq protein was modified relative to this genomic sequence to represent the inferred CDS: inserted 2 bases in 2 codons), whose product is MNLLPKSAKDFGSVDYWEKFFQQRGKKAFEWYGSYLELCGVLHKYIKPREKVLVIGCGNSELSEQLYDVGYQDIVNIDISEVVIKQMKERNASRRPQMSFLKMDMTQMEFPDASFQVVLDKGTLDAVLTDEEEKTLQQVDRMLAEVGRVLQVGGRYLCISLAQAHILKKAVGHFSREGWMVRVHQVANSQDQVLEAEPRFSLPVFAFIMTKFRPVPGSALQIFELCAQEQGKPVRLESAEQLAEAVRERQQYAWLCSQLYRKAGLGSVSLDLCDGDTGEPRYTLHVVDSPTVKPSRDNHFAIFIIPQGRETEWLFGMEEGRKQLAATAGFRRLITVALHRGQQYEGMDSIQAELSARVMELAPAGMPSQQQVPFLSVGGDIGVRTVQHQNCSPLSGSYVVEDVQGDDKHYFRRLIFLSNRNVVQSEARLLKDASHRAQKKRKKDRKKQRPANTPEDLSAAPGQSIDKSYLCCEHHKAMIAGLALLRNPELLLETPLAMLVVGLGGGSLPLXVHDHFPKSCIDAVEIDPSMLDVATXWFGFSQSERMKVHIAGGLDYITSLAGREAQSCYSVIMFDVDSKDLTLGVSCPPPAFVDQPFLQKVKSILTPEGRMYKRLGREER